Proteins encoded together in one Myxococcales bacterium window:
- a CDS encoding glycoside hydrolase family 104 protein, with protein sequence MKAVVVALTVCALAVVGCSAEIEDPEETADESGEALSAPTCAPSIASGAVPSKHRAMLDTIAFTEGTAGSCGQDGYNTGFAFNCFASCNRHPSKVWRASGYSSSAAGRYQFLTSTWNGLGYSSFSPKNQDLGAMKLVARRGVTLPTSRALTATEFTNAMKKLSYEWASLPYSPYGQPRKSLSATRAKYCSKAGC encoded by the coding sequence ATGAAAGCCGTCGTCGTCGCTCTGACCGTTTGCGCGTTGGCCGTGGTGGGCTGCTCCGCCGAGATCGAAGACCCCGAGGAGACGGCGGACGAGTCCGGTGAGGCCCTCTCGGCACCTACGTGCGCGCCCTCGATCGCGTCCGGCGCCGTCCCCTCGAAGCACCGCGCCATGCTCGACACGATCGCCTTCACCGAGGGCACCGCCGGCTCGTGTGGTCAAGACGGCTACAACACCGGATTTGCGTTCAACTGCTTCGCGAGCTGCAACCGCCACCCGTCGAAGGTGTGGCGGGCGAGCGGATACTCGTCGAGCGCGGCGGGGCGTTACCAGTTTTTGACGTCGACCTGGAACGGGCTCGGGTATTCGTCGTTCAGCCCGAAGAACCAAGATCTCGGCGCGATGAAGCTCGTCGCGCGCCGCGGCGTCACGCTCCCTACGAGCCGCGCGCTCACGGCGACCGAGTTCACGAACGCCATGAAGAAGCTCTCGTACGAGTGGGCGAGCCTCCCGTACTCGCCTTACGGTCAGCCGCGAAAGAGCCTGTCGGCGACTCGCGCGAAGTACTGCTCCAAGGCGGGCTGCTAA